A window of Phyllobacterium sp. T1293 contains these coding sequences:
- the argS gene encoding arginine--tRNA ligase, with protein sequence MNIFADFDARIKKALQALELKTIDGADADLSRVGVEPPRDPSHGDIATNAAMVLSKAVGQNPRELAVKIGDALKNDPDVGSVDVAGPGFINLRLKDTYWHRQLAGMLSTGLDYGRSKLGYGHRVNVEFVSANPTGPMHVGHCRGAVVGDALANLLSFAGYDVAKEYYINDAGAQIDVLANSVMLRYREALGEHIGDIPSGLYPGDYLVPVGQALAADYGTKLLAMPEEEATAIIKDRTIDAMMAMIRDDLASLNVHHDVFFSERTLHADNAKQIRSAINDLTLKGHVYKGKLPPPKGQLPEDWEDREQTLFRSTDVGDDIDRPLVKSDGQFTYFAADVAYFKDKYDRHFDEMIYVLGADHGGYVKRLESLARAVSGGTAKLTVLICQLVKLYRNGEPVRMSKRSGEFVTLRDVVEEVGRDPVRFMMLYRKNDAPLDFDFAKVTEHSKDNPVFYVQYASARCHSVFRQAIEQLGMGEESLAASAQHFGLLTDESEIALIRKLAEYPRLIETAAIHQEPHRLAFYLYDLASSLHAQWNKGTENADLRFIKVNDPNLSQARLGLVQVVSKVLTSGLSIIGADAPTEMR encoded by the coding sequence ATGAACATCTTCGCCGATTTCGACGCGCGGATTAAGAAAGCCCTGCAAGCGCTTGAATTGAAAACCATTGATGGCGCCGATGCGGACCTGTCCCGCGTAGGCGTGGAGCCGCCACGCGATCCCAGCCACGGTGATATCGCGACAAACGCTGCCATGGTTCTGTCCAAGGCCGTTGGTCAAAATCCGCGCGAATTGGCAGTCAAGATCGGCGATGCGTTGAAAAATGACCCTGATGTCGGCTCTGTTGATGTCGCTGGGCCAGGTTTTATCAATCTGCGCCTGAAAGATACCTATTGGCACAGGCAACTTGCCGGAATGCTGAGCACAGGTCTCGATTATGGCCGCTCGAAGCTTGGCTATGGCCACCGGGTTAATGTCGAGTTCGTTTCGGCCAATCCGACAGGACCGATGCATGTCGGCCATTGCCGCGGTGCGGTTGTGGGTGATGCGCTGGCCAACCTTCTGTCCTTTGCCGGTTATGATGTCGCCAAGGAATATTACATCAACGATGCGGGCGCGCAGATTGATGTGCTCGCCAATTCGGTGATGCTGCGCTACCGGGAAGCGCTCGGTGAACATATCGGCGATATTCCGTCAGGGCTTTATCCGGGCGATTATCTTGTGCCGGTGGGGCAGGCGCTTGCTGCCGATTACGGAACAAAACTTCTGGCAATGCCGGAAGAGGAAGCAACTGCGATCATCAAGGACCGGACCATCGATGCAATGATGGCCATGATCCGGGACGATCTTGCGTCGCTCAATGTGCATCATGATGTGTTTTTCTCCGAACGGACGTTGCATGCCGATAATGCCAAGCAGATCCGGTCGGCGATCAATGATCTGACGTTGAAGGGCCATGTCTATAAGGGCAAGCTGCCGCCGCCCAAGGGCCAATTGCCTGAAGATTGGGAAGATCGGGAACAGACCCTGTTCCGCTCGACCGATGTGGGCGACGATATTGACCGGCCATTGGTGAAGTCCGACGGGCAGTTCACCTATTTTGCGGCTGACGTTGCCTACTTCAAGGACAAGTATGACCGGCATTTCGATGAAATGATCTATGTGCTCGGCGCGGATCATGGCGGCTACGTCAAGCGGCTGGAATCGCTGGCGCGCGCGGTTTCCGGCGGTACGGCAAAGCTGACGGTGCTGATTTGCCAGTTGGTGAAGCTCTACCGCAATGGTGAGCCTGTGCGGATGTCGAAGCGGTCAGGCGAGTTCGTGACCCTGCGCGATGTGGTGGAAGAGGTGGGGCGGGACCCTGTCCGGTTCATGATGTTGTACCGGAAGAACGACGCGCCACTGGATTTCGACTTCGCGAAGGTTACGGAGCACTCGAAGGATAACCCGGTATTCTACGTTCAATATGCTTCTGCGCGGTGCCATTCAGTGTTCCGGCAGGCGATTGAACAGCTCGGCATGGGCGAAGAATCACTTGCCGCAAGTGCGCAGCATTTCGGTCTATTGACGGATGAAAGCGAAATTGCGCTCATTCGCAAGCTCGCCGAATACCCGCGCTTGATCGAAACAGCCGCCATCCATCAGGAGCCGCACAGACTGGCTTTTTACCTTTATGACCTCGCAAGTTCGCTGCATGCGCAGTGGAATAAAGGAACCGAAAACGCGGACTTACGTTTTATTAAGGTTAACGATCCAAACTTGTCCCAAGCCAGGCTAGGGCTGGTTCAGGTTGTTTCTAAGGTTTTGACGTCCGGATTGTCTATCATTGGTGCGGACGCCCCAACCGAAATGCGCTGA
- a CDS encoding SPOR domain-containing protein, with translation MADNYLQRSHRQDDSRIGNDDPLMELSRIMGTPEEEENSATGSSEDFAMDLERELMGDFDEHPQAAAAQPAQAVHDHHPATAQDPFANFDLQDAVERELMSDEEPSHSHHVAEPVRQVISEPVAIYEEPDYADYEPEAAYVDSEAGEGADAHEPVSFTPEPTPAPSVEPAALYAEERPVVAAPSLSLEDELETLLAGSAKPVTQRSGNASWGYGSQAPVVGRTEAAPIISRATSYTAPVAQPAPVAAPAYVPEPAAYQAPIADEPVQVQESAPVQDDPLDDFDTEELMAAFDNFEVPVDIEDEAVAEPQAEARVEDAELPHYQSPVQSYAAVHQPVAFAPEPAVEAHHLPEPQDLSGYADELDRAASSIASAPDVHTMAVTESRVEYTESLDLPEVHYEDDAPQHNGMGELETEFAEVFGSIEAEDPRAAYAAPQEEPQSTAAPKDEYADIFADVFGNEAEKTGHAPANYAIAGAGVAAAAAGVAAASAHQARPVASNYSNGPEDDMDFGYDPKRDDVGMAATNYAQPASRKRSFMVPGAVAAAVLIAVSGAAAYKWMGGSGGTPVVIMADKAPIKVQPETTANATAPAQDKIVYEKGATADTSPPKQQQLVTTQEAPVDLAAADEDEDVAMNDTAGNKAEERVDPAAANVASTDQQAQPNNAIAPRKVQTMVVKPDGTMVAAIPQAADPVSSGPAAAPAARPVAAAAPAPVNAMPDGNDQIGSLAAASNPATPKPAVEPLIAKPQAPASGKLPAKAVETKKITSETVASVSPRNAPVVDRPADQPLNVVDRVAPQKATAQPVAQPQQVASAVAPGSYLIQVASQPTAEGAQKTYASLAQRYPGVIAGRGVDIKQAEIAGKGTFYRVRIPAGTKDAAVNLCTKFKSAGGSCFVTQ, from the coding sequence ATGGCGGACAACTATCTTCAGCGTTCTCACCGGCAGGATGATTCGCGAATCGGTAATGACGATCCTCTGATGGAGCTTTCCCGTATTATGGGAACGCCCGAGGAAGAGGAGAACTCTGCGACCGGTTCCAGCGAGGATTTTGCTATGGATCTGGAGCGCGAGCTCATGGGTGACTTTGACGAGCACCCACAGGCAGCAGCTGCCCAACCTGCGCAAGCCGTGCATGATCACCATCCTGCAACTGCGCAGGACCCTTTTGCGAATTTCGATCTGCAGGATGCGGTGGAGCGGGAATTGATGTCGGATGAGGAACCTTCCCATTCACATCATGTCGCTGAACCTGTCCGTCAGGTAATTTCCGAACCGGTGGCAATCTACGAAGAACCTGATTACGCCGATTACGAGCCGGAAGCAGCCTATGTGGACAGTGAAGCAGGTGAGGGCGCCGATGCGCACGAACCTGTCAGTTTCACTCCAGAGCCAACGCCTGCGCCGAGCGTAGAGCCTGCTGCTCTTTATGCAGAAGAGCGCCCAGTCGTTGCCGCACCATCGCTCAGCCTTGAGGATGAGCTGGAGACGCTGCTTGCGGGTTCTGCCAAACCTGTGACCCAGCGTTCTGGCAACGCATCATGGGGTTATGGCTCGCAGGCGCCGGTTGTCGGCCGTACTGAAGCCGCCCCCATCATCAGCCGGGCAACATCCTATACAGCGCCCGTCGCCCAGCCTGCTCCCGTAGCAGCGCCAGCCTATGTGCCCGAACCAGCCGCTTATCAGGCTCCCATTGCCGATGAGCCGGTTCAGGTGCAGGAATCAGCACCGGTTCAGGATGATCCGCTTGATGATTTTGATACCGAAGAACTGATGGCTGCTTTTGATAATTTCGAAGTGCCTGTTGATATTGAGGATGAAGCTGTAGCCGAACCACAGGCGGAAGCCCGGGTTGAGGACGCAGAACTTCCCCATTATCAAAGCCCTGTTCAGTCCTACGCGGCTGTTCATCAGCCGGTTGCTTTTGCGCCGGAACCTGCGGTTGAGGCTCATCATCTGCCGGAGCCGCAGGATTTGAGCGGTTATGCGGATGAACTGGATCGCGCTGCGTCATCCATCGCGTCGGCGCCGGATGTTCATACGATGGCTGTCACAGAGAGCCGGGTTGAATATACGGAATCTCTCGATCTGCCTGAAGTGCATTACGAAGACGATGCTCCGCAGCATAATGGCATGGGCGAACTGGAAACAGAATTCGCTGAAGTTTTCGGCTCGATCGAGGCGGAAGATCCTCGCGCTGCCTATGCCGCGCCGCAGGAAGAGCCGCAGTCAACGGCAGCACCCAAGGATGAGTATGCCGATATTTTTGCCGATGTGTTTGGCAATGAGGCAGAAAAGACTGGCCATGCCCCGGCAAATTACGCCATTGCCGGAGCTGGTGTCGCGGCAGCAGCTGCCGGTGTGGCAGCAGCCAGCGCCCATCAGGCACGTCCGGTTGCCAGCAATTACAGCAATGGCCCCGAAGACGATATGGACTTTGGCTACGATCCAAAGCGTGACGATGTCGGGATGGCCGCAACAAACTATGCTCAACCGGCAAGCCGCAAACGCAGCTTTATGGTTCCGGGTGCAGTGGCTGCGGCCGTTCTCATCGCCGTTTCCGGTGCCGCCGCCTATAAGTGGATGGGTGGTTCCGGTGGAACCCCCGTTGTGATCATGGCGGACAAAGCGCCGATCAAGGTTCAGCCTGAAACCACTGCCAACGCGACTGCTCCTGCTCAGGACAAGATTGTCTATGAAAAGGGTGCGACGGCAGACACTTCGCCGCCAAAGCAGCAGCAACTCGTCACCACGCAGGAAGCGCCTGTTGATCTTGCCGCTGCCGATGAAGACGAAGATGTGGCAATGAACGATACAGCGGGCAACAAAGCCGAAGAACGGGTTGATCCTGCCGCCGCCAATGTTGCTTCCACTGACCAGCAGGCGCAGCCGAACAACGCAATTGCACCGCGCAAGGTTCAGACCATGGTCGTGAAACCTGACGGTACGATGGTTGCTGCCATTCCGCAGGCCGCCGATCCAGTCAGCTCGGGTCCGGCTGCTGCACCCGCAGCGCGTCCAGTCGCCGCCGCTGCTCCGGCTCCTGTTAATGCGATGCCTGACGGCAATGATCAGATCGGCTCGCTCGCTGCCGCCAGCAATCCTGCCACACCCAAGCCCGCGGTTGAGCCATTGATTGCCAAACCGCAGGCTCCGGCTTCCGGCAAGCTTCCAGCCAAGGCGGTTGAGACGAAGAAGATCACGTCTGAAACCGTTGCGTCTGTCTCGCCGAGGAATGCCCCTGTCGTTGATCGTCCAGCTGACCAGCCGCTGAATGTTGTCGACCGGGTTGCTCCGCAGAAGGCAACCGCGCAGCCAGTGGCTCAGCCTCAGCAGGTCGCATCGGCTGTTGCTCCGGGTAGTTACCTGATCCAGGTTGCCTCACAGCCAACAGCTGAAGGCGCACAGAAGACCTACGCATCCCTGGCCCAGCGCTATCCGGGTGTGATTGCCGGTCGCGGTGTCGATATCAAGCAGGCCGAGATTGCCGGTAAGGGCACATTCTACCGGGTTCGCATTCCTGCCGGAACCAAGGACGCAGCGGTTAATCTGTGTACCAAGTTCAAGTCGGCGGGTGGCAGCTGCTTCGTCACGCAGTAA
- the nagZ gene encoding beta-N-acetylhexosaminidase has protein sequence MSESKAWIAGTSGLKLTPDEIAFFRDERPWGFILFARNVSEAAQVEDLTAHLRDLVRRDEAPVLIDQEGGRVQRLRPPLAPNYPAGSALGALFKQDEEAGLRAAWLLSRLHAFDLLKLGVNVDCLPVLDVPVEGANDVIGTRAYGKHPEIVTAMGRAAAEGLVAGGMLPVMKHIPGHGRAFADTHHELPTVTTPLEELAEHDFAPFRALAHLPMAMSAHVIFSAVDPKSPATTSGKVVEEIIRGHIGFDGLLMSDDVSMNALSGDYFDRTKAIFAAGLDIVLHCHGIMEQMTAVASCTPELDGKALERAQRALKYAKKPDASDEAEIREEFQRFFEAVA, from the coding sequence ATGAGCGAATCAAAAGCATGGATTGCCGGTACATCCGGTCTGAAACTGACCCCTGACGAAATCGCGTTCTTTCGCGACGAGCGCCCGTGGGGTTTTATATTGTTTGCCCGCAATGTCAGCGAAGCGGCGCAGGTTGAGGATTTAACCGCCCATCTGCGCGATCTGGTGCGGCGCGACGAAGCTCCCGTGCTGATCGATCAGGAAGGTGGACGCGTGCAGCGCCTGCGCCCACCATTGGCGCCGAATTATCCTGCAGGTTCCGCATTGGGTGCCCTGTTCAAACAGGATGAGGAAGCCGGGCTGCGGGCCGCATGGCTTTTGTCGCGGCTCCATGCGTTCGATCTGTTGAAGCTTGGTGTCAATGTGGATTGCCTCCCGGTTCTTGATGTTCCCGTTGAAGGCGCCAATGACGTGATCGGCACCCGTGCCTATGGCAAGCATCCTGAGATCGTCACGGCGATGGGCAGGGCGGCGGCTGAAGGGCTGGTGGCTGGCGGCATGCTGCCTGTGATGAAGCATATTCCGGGGCATGGACGTGCTTTTGCCGATACGCATCATGAGTTGCCAACGGTAACAACGCCGCTTGAAGAGCTTGCGGAACATGATTTTGCGCCGTTCCGCGCTTTGGCGCATTTGCCAATGGCAATGAGCGCTCATGTGATCTTCTCGGCCGTTGATCCGAAGAGCCCGGCGACGACTTCAGGCAAGGTGGTGGAAGAAATCATCCGGGGCCATATAGGCTTTGACGGGCTGCTGATGAGCGATGACGTGTCGATGAATGCACTTTCTGGGGATTATTTCGATCGGACCAAAGCAATCTTTGCGGCGGGCCTTGATATCGTGCTTCATTGCCACGGTATTATGGAACAAATGACGGCGGTTGCCTCCTGTACGCCTGAACTAGATGGTAAAGCGCTGGAGCGGGCGCAGCGGGCACTCAAATATGCAAAGAAACCGGATGCCTCAGACGAGGCTGAAATCCGGGAAGAATTCCAGCGTTTCTTCGAAGCGGTGGCATAG
- a CDS encoding segregation and condensation protein A, producing MEALWESTSDRGLSEPSLLIDIKGFEGPLDLLLHLARNQRVDLARISVLALVEQYLIFIRQAQALRLELAADYLVMAAWLTYLKSKLLIPKAPGDEGESGEELAATLQFRLKRLEAMRDAATKLVNRNRLGRDIFARGMPEAVIVDQTNIYSATLYELLTAYASQRQKQAISHVQIARRSVWSLKDARTILMRLIGEMKDWTALDQYLLEFIASPSERATVLASSFAASLEMVREGHMEIQQTGAFKPIFLRDRAPRPAEKTGQPPLTTMRDVANG from the coding sequence ATGGAGGCGCTGTGGGAAAGCACATCGGATCGCGGCCTGAGCGAGCCGTCGCTGCTGATCGATATCAAGGGTTTTGAAGGTCCGCTCGATCTGCTCCTGCATCTGGCGCGCAACCAGCGGGTCGATCTCGCGCGTATCTCCGTTCTGGCTCTTGTTGAGCAATATCTGATCTTTATCCGTCAGGCACAGGCTCTGCGGCTTGAACTGGCCGCCGATTATCTGGTTATGGCCGCATGGCTGACCTATCTCAAATCAAAATTGCTGATCCCGAAAGCCCCTGGCGATGAGGGCGAGAGTGGCGAGGAACTGGCCGCAACGTTGCAATTCCGGCTGAAGCGGCTGGAAGCCATGCGCGATGCGGCGACGAAACTCGTCAACCGCAACCGCCTTGGCCGCGATATTTTTGCGCGCGGCATGCCTGAGGCTGTCATCGTTGATCAGACCAATATTTATTCGGCAACGCTTTACGAACTTCTGACCGCCTATGCCTCGCAGCGGCAGAAGCAGGCCATTTCCCATGTGCAGATTGCGCGCCGCAGTGTCTGGTCTCTGAAAGACGCGCGGACGATCCTGATGCGCCTCATCGGTGAGATGAAAGACTGGACGGCGTTGGACCAGTATCTGCTCGAATTCATTGCTTCACCGAGTGAGCGCGCGACAGTGCTTGCCAGTTCCTTTGCCGCCAGCCTTGAGATGGTGCGGGAAGGGCATATGGAAATTCAGCAGACCGGTGCGTTCAAGCCGATTTTCCTGCGCGACAGGGCGCCGCGGCCAGCGGAAAAGACAGGGCAGCCTCCGCTCACAACGATGAGGGATGTGGCCAATGGCTGA
- the scpB gene encoding SMC-Scp complex subunit ScpB — protein sequence MQADNDESDLREAEWTSAIPVSEALRMAEAILFASAEPVTVRALEERLPSGVDVPALLGELQSVYSKRGINLLQVGGAWAFRTAADLAFLMNREAVQQKKLSRAALEVLAVIAYHQPVTRAELEDIRGVETSKGTLDVLMETGWIKFRGRRRTPGRPITYGTTSSFLDHFGLQEVRDLPGIDELRGAGLLSARMPANFAIPVPVNDPDELTEDEDPLTDIDLEELGLLTPRVEND from the coding sequence ATGCAAGCCGACAATGATGAAAGCGATCTGCGAGAGGCGGAATGGACATCGGCTATTCCAGTCTCCGAAGCCTTGCGGATGGCGGAAGCCATTCTGTTTGCTTCTGCCGAGCCGGTGACGGTGAGGGCGCTGGAAGAGCGCCTGCCATCAGGGGTTGACGTTCCGGCGCTGCTCGGTGAGTTGCAATCTGTTTATTCCAAGCGCGGCATTAATCTTCTGCAGGTTGGTGGTGCTTGGGCATTTCGAACCGCCGCTGACCTTGCCTTCCTGATGAACCGCGAGGCGGTGCAGCAAAAGAAGCTGTCCCGTGCGGCTCTCGAAGTTCTGGCAGTCATCGCCTACCACCAGCCGGTTACACGAGCCGAGCTTGAAGATATTCGCGGTGTTGAAACATCCAAGGGCACGCTTGATGTGCTGATGGAGACGGGCTGGATCAAGTTCCGTGGCCGCAGACGCACACCGGGCCGACCGATTACCTATGGCACGACGTCTTCATTCCTTGATCATTTCGGTCTGCAGGAAGTGCGCGATCTTCCCGGTATCGATGAATTGCGCGGTGCTGGACTTCTTTCAGCGCGCATGCCTGCAAATTTTGCCATTCCGGTTCCGGTCAACGACCCTGATGAGCTGACCGAGGATGAGGACCCGTTGACGGATATCGATCTGGAAGAGCTTGGACTTTTGACGCCACGCGTCGAGAACGATTGA
- a CDS encoding twin-arginine translocase TatA/TatE family subunit, whose translation MGSFSIWHWLIVLAIVLLVFGRGKIPELMGDVAKGIKNFKSGMSDDDTADNSKTIDNQTSQPVNSTKEKTTKS comes from the coding sequence ATGGGTAGTTTTTCAATTTGGCACTGGTTGATCGTTCTGGCGATCGTGCTTCTGGTTTTTGGTCGTGGCAAGATTCCTGAATTGATGGGCGACGTTGCCAAGGGCATCAAGAATTTCAAGAGCGGCATGAGCGACGACGATACGGCTGACAATTCCAAGACGATCGACAATCAGACGAGCCAGCCGGTGAATTCCACCAAGGAAAAGACAACAAAGTCCTGA
- the tatB gene encoding Sec-independent protein translocase protein TatB: MFEVGWSEILVIVIVLIVVVGPKDLPKMLRAFGKATAKFRATAGEFRRQFDEALKEAELDDVRDIINDAKSLDPRNDIRKVFDPVRTIGEDLRSTLKDAGTAAKDNLAIPDPSAPGATQVQPQVMEPVAPLMTATTPKKPGRTAKPKAAAEKAPAAATAATKAAPAKAAPAKVATKATPAAKTEAEAPVKAAPAKRTTKPRATGKAGDTGTKS; this comes from the coding sequence ATGTTTGAAGTTGGTTGGTCGGAAATCCTGGTGATCGTGATCGTCTTGATCGTAGTGGTCGGGCCCAAGGATTTGCCGAAAATGCTGCGCGCCTTTGGCAAGGCAACGGCCAAGTTTCGCGCCACAGCCGGTGAATTCCGGCGTCAGTTCGATGAGGCTCTCAAAGAGGCCGAACTCGATGACGTGCGCGATATCATCAATGATGCCAAAAGCCTCGATCCGCGCAATGATATTCGCAAGGTTTTCGATCCTGTCCGCACGATCGGCGAAGACCTGCGCTCGACACTGAAAGATGCGGGAACGGCAGCCAAGGACAATCTTGCTATTCCGGACCCCTCTGCGCCGGGTGCTACGCAAGTGCAGCCGCAGGTGATGGAGCCTGTTGCGCCATTGATGACCGCCACAACGCCGAAGAAGCCGGGCCGGACTGCCAAGCCGAAGGCCGCTGCTGAAAAAGCACCGGCGGCGGCGACGGCAGCCACAAAAGCTGCGCCAGCCAAGGCGGCTCCGGCAAAAGTTGCGACCAAGGCAACGCCTGCTGCCAAGACAGAAGCAGAAGCGCCTGTGAAGGCGGCTCCGGCAAAAAGAACGACGAAGCCGCGTGCCACTGGCAAAGCTGGCGATACGGGGACAAAATCTTGA
- the tatC gene encoding twin-arginine translocase subunit TatC: MSKADDEIDKSSAPLIEHLIELRRRLIWALLAFFVAFLVCFHFGKQLFNLLVIPYQWAVGWAGFDPAKAQLIYTAPQEFFFTQVKIAMFGGIVLAFPVIASQIYKFVAPGLYKNERMAFLPFLIASPVLFLMGGALVYFFFTPMVMWFFLAMQQAGGAGEVQISLLPKVSEYLSLIMTLIFAFGLVFQLPVVTTLLARVGLVGYEGLRSKRKYAIVIAFIVAAVITPPDPLSQIGLALPTILLYEVSIWMARLIEKKREAAEAEAQSGSSDSDISS, encoded by the coding sequence TTGAGCAAGGCCGATGACGAAATTGACAAAAGCTCAGCCCCGCTGATCGAACACCTCATTGAACTGCGCCGCCGCCTGATCTGGGCATTGCTGGCGTTCTTTGTGGCGTTTCTGGTCTGCTTCCATTTCGGCAAGCAATTGTTCAACCTTCTGGTCATTCCCTATCAGTGGGCTGTTGGTTGGGCTGGTTTTGATCCAGCCAAGGCACAGCTGATCTATACGGCGCCACAGGAGTTCTTCTTCACGCAGGTCAAGATCGCCATGTTCGGCGGTATTGTTCTGGCGTTCCCGGTTATTGCTTCGCAGATTTACAAATTTGTAGCGCCGGGGCTCTACAAGAACGAACGGATGGCGTTTTTGCCGTTTCTGATTGCGTCGCCGGTTCTTTTCCTCATGGGCGGCGCGCTGGTCTATTTCTTCTTTACGCCCATGGTCATGTGGTTTTTCCTTGCCATGCAGCAGGCTGGCGGTGCGGGCGAAGTGCAAATTTCGCTGCTGCCGAAGGTTTCGGAATATCTCAGCCTGATCATGACGCTGATCTTCGCCTTTGGTCTTGTGTTTCAGCTGCCCGTTGTTACCACTTTGCTGGCCCGGGTAGGGCTGGTGGGTTATGAGGGACTTCGATCAAAGCGCAAATATGCGATTGTCATCGCTTTTATCGTTGCGGCTGTTATCACGCCGCCGGACCCGCTTAGCCAAATCGGTCTTGCACTCCCGACGATCCTTCTCTACGAGGTTTCCATCTGGATGGCGCGTCTGATCGAGAAAAAGCGTGAAGCTGCTGAAGCTGAAGCACAATCAGGGTCCAGTGATAGCGATATCTCTTCCTGA
- the serS gene encoding serine--tRNA ligase: protein MLDIKWIRENPQALDAALAKRGVEAQSSRLIELDEKRRQHIAKLQDAQERRNAASKEIGKAMGAKDQATADRLKAEVADIKVFLQSAEEEERQLDRALNDALAVLPNLPLDSVPVGKDESGNVETRRVGHLKNFSFEPKEHFEIGENLGYMDFERAAKLSGSRFTVLKSQLARLERALGQFMIDLHTTEHGYMEVNPPLLVNADVLYGTGQLPKFEEDLFKTTEGRYLIPTAEVPLTNLVREEILDIRDLPIRMTALTACFRSEAGSAGRDTRGMLRQHQFMKVELVSVTDAESSIAEHERMTACAEEVLKRLDLSFRTMTLCTGDMGFGAQKTYDLEVWLPGQKAYREISSCSVCGDFQARRMNARYRPEGEKSTRFVHTLNGSGTAVGRALIAVVENYQNEDGSVTVPEALVPYMGGLKRIEKAA, encoded by the coding sequence ATGCTCGACATCAAATGGATACGCGAGAATCCGCAAGCGCTTGACGCAGCTCTGGCTAAACGGGGTGTTGAAGCTCAGTCGTCCCGGTTGATCGAGCTGGATGAAAAGCGCCGGCAGCACATTGCCAAATTGCAGGATGCTCAGGAGCGCCGCAATGCCGCCTCCAAGGAGATCGGCAAGGCGATGGGTGCCAAGGATCAGGCGACGGCTGATCGCCTCAAGGCTGAAGTTGCTGATATCAAGGTGTTTCTGCAGTCTGCCGAAGAGGAGGAGCGCCAGCTTGACCGGGCATTGAACGATGCGCTGGCCGTGCTTCCAAACCTTCCGCTCGATAGTGTTCCGGTTGGCAAGGACGAAAGCGGGAATGTCGAAACACGCCGTGTTGGCCACCTGAAGAACTTTTCCTTCGAGCCGAAAGAGCATTTCGAGATCGGTGAAAATCTCGGCTACATGGATTTTGAACGGGCAGCCAAGCTTTCCGGCAGCCGTTTTACCGTTCTGAAGAGCCAGTTGGCGCGATTGGAGCGGGCACTTGGTCAGTTCATGATCGATCTGCACACGACGGAACATGGCTATATGGAGGTCAACCCGCCGCTGCTGGTCAATGCTGACGTGCTTTATGGTACCGGACAGTTGCCAAAGTTTGAAGAAGACCTCTTCAAGACAACGGAAGGCCGCTATCTGATCCCCACCGCCGAAGTGCCGCTGACCAATCTGGTGCGGGAAGAAATTCTCGATATTCGCGATCTGCCGATCCGCATGACAGCGCTGACCGCCTGTTTCCGGTCGGAAGCGGGTTCCGCTGGTCGTGATACACGTGGCATGTTGCGCCAGCACCAGTTCATGAAGGTTGAGCTTGTATCGGTCACTGACGCTGAAAGCTCCATTGCTGAACATGAGCGGATGACGGCTTGCGCCGAGGAAGTGTTGAAACGGCTTGATCTGTCGTTCCGCACCATGACGCTTTGCACCGGTGATATGGGCTTCGGCGCGCAGAAAACTTACGATCTGGAAGTATGGCTTCCCGGCCAGAAGGCTTACCGCGAAATCTCCAGCTGCTCGGTCTGCGGTGATTTCCAGGCGCGCCGCATGAATGCGCGTTATCGGCCCGAGGGCGAGAAGTCGACGCGCTTCGTCCATACGCTGAATGGTTCCGGCACGGCTGTCGGTCGTGCGTTGATTGCTGTTGTCGAAAATTATCAGAATGAGGACGGCAGCGTTACGGTTCCTGAAGCACTTGTGCCTTACATGGGTGGACTGAAACGAATCGAAAAAGCTGCATAG
- the surE gene encoding 5'/3'-nucleotidase SurE → MRILLTNDDGIHAEGLAVLERIARQLSDDVWVIAPETDQSGLAHSLTLSTPLRLRKIDDRHYAVRGTPTDCVIMGVRHLMPEAPDLILSGVNSGSNTADDVTYSGTIAAAIEGTLLGINSIALSQEYNLNGGARILPWEIVEQRAPALLKKLLGVELAKGVLLNVNFPSCSGGELAGVRVTAQGKLSHGLTIEERQDGRGLPYYWLRYGRGKDEPAPDSDVAAIRANYISITPLQLDLTAHEMRQTLEEAFA, encoded by the coding sequence ATGCGCATTCTGCTGACCAACGATGATGGTATTCATGCGGAAGGTCTTGCTGTTCTTGAGCGCATTGCCCGCCAGCTTTCCGACGATGTCTGGGTGATTGCGCCGGAAACCGACCAGAGCGGTCTTGCGCATTCGCTGACACTTTCAACACCGCTGCGCCTGCGCAAGATTGATGATCGCCACTATGCCGTGCGTGGTACGCCAACGGATTGCGTGATTATGGGCGTGCGGCACTTGATGCCGGAAGCACCGGATCTGATCCTGTCAGGCGTCAACTCCGGTTCAAACACGGCCGATGATGTGACCTATTCGGGGACCATCGCTGCGGCTATCGAAGGCACCTTGCTTGGTATCAATTCTATCGCTTTGTCGCAGGAATATAATCTGAATGGCGGCGCGCGTATTCTGCCATGGGAAATTGTTGAACAGCGGGCTCCGGCCCTGCTTAAAAAACTGCTTGGCGTCGAACTTGCCAAGGGCGTTTTGCTGAATGTGAATTTCCCCAGCTGCAGCGGTGGTGAACTGGCTGGTGTTCGCGTGACAGCTCAGGGCAAGCTTTCCCACGGTTTAACCATTGAAGAACGGCAGGACGGACGTGGATTGCCCTATTACTGGCTGCGTTATGGCCGTGGCAAGGATGAGCCTGCGCCTGATAGCGATGTGGCGGCAATCCGTGCGAACTATATTTCCATTACACCGCTTCAACTCGATCTGACGGCGCACGAAATGCGCCAGACTTTGGAGGAGGCCTTCGCATGA